The sequence below is a genomic window from Microbacterium sp. cx-55.
GGTCGTACTGGCGCGGGTCGAGCTTGCGCCAGTCGACGTCGTCGAACTCGGACCCCATCTCGTCCTGCACGCGCGTCTTCGCGCCGCGCAGGAAGTCGCGGGTGCGCGCCGTCGCCCGGGCGAGGGCCTCGGCGTACCCGGGCAGCCGCTCGGGCCCGATGAGGAGCGCGGCAATCACGCCGATCAGCAGCAGCTTCTCGATCGTGAGCCCGAAGAACATGCCTCCAGATTACCGCCGCGCCTGCCGGTCGACGGCCGCCCGCGCGCATAGGCTGACGGCGGAGGAAGCATGCCCGGACACGACGCCAGCGACAGGTTCGCCCACGAGGCCATCATCGAACCCGAACACATCGCACGCGCACGCACACACGCCCTGGAGATCGGCGCCGACCCCATCAGCGCTCGCGTCGGCGCGCAGGTCGCGGTGCTCGCGGCCGCATCCCGCGCACTGAACATCGTGGAGATCGGCACCGGCGCGGGAGTGTCGGGACTGTGGCTGCTGCACGGTGCGCCGCGCGCCATCCTCACCACCATCGACAAAGAGCCGGAGCACCTCGCGACCGCTCGCCGCGCGTTCTCGGATGCCAAGGTTCCGCCCGCACGCGCCCGGTTCATCACGGGGCGGGCGTCCGACGTCCTCCCCCGCATGAACGAGGCGTCGTACGACATCGTGTTCGTGGACGCGGATCCGGATGGCGTCATCGAGTACGTCGAACATGGACTCCGGCTGGTTCGCCCGGGCGGTCTCGTGCTCGTGCCGCGAGTGCTGGCCGGCGGCGCCGTTGCCGATCCTGTGCGCCGGGAACCGATCACGAGCGCCTACCGTTCGCTCATCCAGGAGACCCAGGGTTCCCCCGCGGTCATCGGCGCACTGTCGATCGTCGGCGAGGGCCTCCTGCAGCTCACGACGATCGACGAGAACCGCGCGTAACGCACCCGCGTTACATGACGAACGGCCGGCGTGACATGACGAACGGCCGGCGTGACATGACGAACGGCCGGCGTGACATGACGAACGGCCGGCCCTTTTCGGGACCGGCCGTTCGGCGTATGAAGAAGTGAATGATCGGCTCAGGCGCCGACGACCTCGCTCAGCACGCCGTGCAGTTCCTTGGCTTCGGCGTCGTTGACCGAAACGACCAGACGGCCGCCCCCTTCGAGCGGAACGCGAACGATGATGAGGCGCCCCTCCTTCACAGCCTCCATCGGGCCGTCCCCTGTTCTCGGCTTCATGGCTGCCATCGTGGCTCCCTTTCGTGGATGTCGTGAACCTTAAGTTTATCGTCCCGCGGGGAACTCGCGGACGCCGTCCACATATGGGGCGTATTCTTGCCGCCATCTTGCGTCATGGGATGCGGCGGAACGTCACGGAATGCGCCAGAACGTGTTCGCGAGACCGTACATGTTGTAGATCCACCACCATTGCCCGGCGAGGCCGGCGACGAGGACCACGATCCGCCATACCGTGCTCCGTGGCACCGCGAGGGCGCCCCACAGCGGCGACACCGGCAGGAGGAGACGGAAGATGCTCGACTGGGGGAAGAACACCGCGAGCAGGTAGAGCAGGTAGGCCGCACTCCAGAGGCTGATCTCCACTCCCAGCCGGCGAACCGGCGCCGCGAACAGGAGAGCGGCCGCGACGCCGACGATCAGCAGTCCGAGCACGACGTAGCCGAGCACGACGGGCCACCCCCACTGCTCCGCCCAGAACCGGGTCGCCTCGAGGAAGCCGTCGAAGGGGAAGAACTGGCCCGGAGAATCGGGGATCCAGTTGCGGCGCCAGGCCAGCTCGGTCGCCAGATAGGCGCTGGCATCGCCGGTCACGATTGCCGCGATCACCTGCCACGAGAAGCCGACGACCGCCGCCCACAGCCCCAACGCGACGATGTGCACGACCTCGCGCGCGGGCAGCGGCTCGACGCGGCGGCGGAACCAGCGCCAGATGCCGAATAGCGCGAGGAACAGCGAGAACGCGAGCACCCCGGGTCGGGTGAAGCCCATCACCGGCACGAGCAGGTACAGCCACGCGTAGCGTCGCCGCATCACGAGCAGGAGCGCGAGGAACAGCCAGAACAGGAAGAGCGACTCGGCGTAGCCGACTTGGAAGAGCGCCGCCAGGGGCCCCGCCGCGAAGAATACGACCGCCCACGTCGCAGCGCTCCGGTCCAGGCGCAGCCGCAGCATCCGGTACAGCGCCCAGGACGCTCCGTATCCCGCCACGAGGGAGATGAGCACGGCGGCCACACCCCAGCCGCCGAGCACCGTGCCGAGCGCCCCCGCGAGGAACGGGTACAGCGGCATGAACGCCCACTGGTTCTCGGCGACGAGTCCCGTGTCGGTCAGCGGCAGCTGCGCCGGGTAGCCGTTCACGGCGACGAACCAGTACCAGGTCGAATCCCACCCCATCGCGAGATCGCCGACCGTGGCGTTCGCTCCGAATCGCGAGGTCGGACCCGACAGCGCGGCCGCCGCGACGAAGAATCCCGTCGTCACCGCGCGCGCCGCGAGGTACAGGATGCCGATGCGGAGCGCCGCCGGCCAGCCCGCCCAGCGCGCAGCGAGGCGTGTGGTCAGCGGGTCAGCCACGTGCGGAGTCCGCGTTCGACGTCGTCGATCTGAGCGAGCGGCACGGCCTCCTCGTCGTGGTGGGCGAGGCTCGGGTCGCCGGGACCGTAGTTCACGGCCGGCACCCCGAGCGCCGAGAACCGCGCGACGTCGGTCCAGCCGTACTTCGGGCGCGGTACGCCGCCGACGGCCTGGAGGAACTCCTTCGCGAGCGGCGCGTCGAGTCCGGGCCGCGCTCCGTCGGCGCGGTCGACCACATCCACCTCGAACCCGGCGAACACGTCGCGCACGTGCTCCTCCGCTTCGTCGACCGAGCGGCTCGGCGCGAACCGGTAGTTGACCTCGATCTCGCAGAGGTCCGGGATGACGTTGCCGGCGATGCCCCCGCTGATGCGCACCGCGTTCAGACCCTCGCGGTACTCCAGCCCCTCCACCTCGATGGTGCGAGGGCGGTACTCCGCGAGCCGGCTGAGAACAGGGGCCGCCGCGTGCACCGCATTCTCGCCGATCCACGCCCGCGCGCTGTGTGCGCGCACCCCGTGCGTGCGGACGATCGCGCGCAGGTTGCCGTTGCATCCGCCCTCGATGCGGCCGTTCGACGGTTCGCCGAGGATGGCGAAATCACCGGCGAAGAGATCGGGGCGGGTCCGGGAGAGCCGCGTCAAGCCGTTGAGGTCGGCATCCACCTCCTCGTGGTCGTACCACATCCACGTGATGTCGGCCCGGGGGTCGGTGAGCTCTGCCGCGAGGTGCAGTTGCACGGCGACGCCCGCCTTCATGTCGACCGTGCCGCGCCCCCAGAGCGACGGGACGCCGTCGATGTCGGCGAAGCGGGTGGGAAGGTTGCGATTGATCGGAACGGTGTCGATATGACCGGCGATCACGACGCGCTGAGCGCGACCGCGATCGGTCAGCGCGACGATCGTGTCGCCGTCGCGGTAGACGTCGAGGTGCGGCAGGGCGCTGACCGCATCCGCGATCATGTCGGCGAGCGTCGTCTCGTCGCCGGACACGCTCGGAACGTCGCAGATCAGGCGGGTGAGCTCGATCGAGCTCAGGGACAGATCGAGCTCGGGCATGCCGTCCACTCTAGCGAGCGCTGATCGACGCGCGTGCGAGGCCGATAGCCTGGTGCCGTGACGGAACAGCGAGCGATATCAGGCACGGGACTGGCGACGACGAGCGAAGACGGGACGGTCCTCGACACCTGGTTCCCGCGGCCGCGGATCGACGCGGGCGATTCCCCCGCCGACGCGGACGCCGCCGCGCAGGAGCTGCGCGAGTTCGAGGGCGCCGACGAGCGCCGTCGCGTGACGCGCACGATCGTCACCGTGCGGATCGATCCGGATGCGGCGCCCGCATCCACCGCCGATGCCTACCTCCGGCTCCACGCCCTGTCGCACCGCCTCGTGCGTCCCGGCGAGGTGAACCTCGACGGGATCTTCGGGCACCTGCCGAATGTCGCGTGGACGAACGCGGGACCCGTGCATCCGGATGTCGCCGCCGCGCGACGACCGGCCCTGCTGGCGGCCGGCATCCAGGTGCAGAGCCTCGACAAGTTCCCGCGGCTCCTCGACTACGTGACCCCGCCGGGCGTGCGCATCGCGGATGCCTCGCGAGTGCGCCTGGGCGCGTACCTCTCCCCCGGCACCACCGTGATGCACGAGGGGTTCGTGAACTTCAACGCCGGCACCCTCGGCACCTCGATGGTCGAGGGACGCATCTCGCAGGGCGTCGTGGTCGGCGATGGCAGCGACATCGGCGGCGGCGCGTCCATCATGGGCACGCTGTCCGGCGGCGGCACGCACCGCGTGTCGATCGGATCCCGCACCCTGCTCGGCGCCAACGCCGGGATCGGCATCTCGCTCGGCGACGACTGCGTAGTCGAGGCCGGCCTCTACGTCACGGCCGGCTCCAAGATCGTGCTCGCCGACGAAGCGCCCGGCGCGGACGGCGCCCGCCCCACGGCCAAGGGAGCCACCCTCTCCGGCCGGAACGGTCTGCTCTTCCGCCGGAACTCGTTGAGCGGAGCGATCGAAGTCGTCCGCCGCGCCGGCGTCGGCGTCACCTTGAACGAAGCGCTGCACGCATGAGCGGGCGGCTGAAGAAGAAGCTCTACAACGCCGAACTCGCCCGTCTTCAGGCCGAACTCGTCGAGATGCAGGCCTGGGTGCAGCGCAACGGCGCGCGCATCGTGGTCATCTTCGAAGGGCGGGATGCGGCGGGCAAGGGCTCGACGATCACGCGCGTCGCGCAGTACCTGAACCCCCGCGTCACCCGGATCGTCGCGCTGCCCGCGCCGACCGAACGGGAGAAGTCCCAGTGGTACTTCCAGCGGTACGTGCCGCACCTGCCCGCGGCCGGCGAGATCGTGCTGATGGACCGCTCCTGGTACAACCGGGCCGGCGTCGAGCACGTGATGGGGTAATGCACGCCCGACGAGTACCACCGGTTCCTGCATCAGGCGCCGCTGTTCGAGCGGATGCTGGTCGAAGACGGCATCCTGCTTCTGAAGTACTGGTTCAGCGTGTCGGACGTCGAACAGGAGAAGCGGTTCCGCTCGCGGGCGGAAGACCCCATGCGGCGCTGGAAGCTCAGCCCGAACGACGTCATGTCGATCACCAAGTGGGAGGACTACTCCCGGGCGAAAGACGCGATGGTGCTGCACACCGACATTCCCGAAGCGCGCTGGCACGAGGTCGACAACGAGGACAAGCGCCGCGGGCGGATCAACATGATCCACCATCTGCTCGGCGCCATCCCGTGGACCCCCGTGCCGCACGAGCACATCGACATCCCGGAGCGCCCCGCATCCGGAGGCTACGAGCGCCCGCCTCGCGAAGAGCTGGGCCTGGGACTCGTCCCCGACCACGCCGCAGAGCTGTCCTGACCCGAACGAACGAACGCGCCGGGTGCGTGATCCGCACCCGGCGCGTTCTGTTTCGTCGCGATCAGAACATGATCGACAGGGCGAAGTTCCAGACGCAGATGAACACGAGCATCCCGAGGCTGTAGAGGATCGACGCCCGGAGGATCTCGCTCTCCCGGCCCGACAGGCCTACGGCCCCCGCCGCGATGGCGATGGATTGCGGCGAGATGACCTTCGCCGTGTTGCCACCCGCGGTGTTCGCCGCGACGAGCAGAGCGGGGTCCGCTCCGATGCCGGATGCGGTCGCCACCTGCAGCGGCCCGAACAGCGTGTTGTTGTTGACGACCGAGCCGGTGAGGAACACACCGATCCAGCCGATGATCGGGGCGAGCAAGGGGAAGACCGGTCCCGCCGCCGCGAGTGCGGCACCCATCGAGGCGGATCCGCCGGAGAAGTTCGCGATGTTCGCGAGCATCAGGATCAGGGCGATCAGCACGAGCGCCTGCCAGAGCTCGCGAAGCGTTCGACCGAGCTCGACCCAGAGGTCGCGCCATCCGAGCGCCCTCGTCGTCAGAAAGGAGACGATGACGGCCAGCAGAATCGCCGTACCGGTCGCGTTGAGCGGTGTGAAGCTCCACGCCGCGGTGATCAGGTCGCCGTTCGGCCGGGTTCCGGCACCGGACAGCCCCGGGATCGCCCAGGTGAACACCGTTCCCGCGAGCGGACCGGCCGCCGCGCCCGTCGCCGGGTTGGCCGCGGCGAACAGCGCCTTGAAGGCCGGGATGCTCCACACGAAGATGAACGCCGTGAGGATGTAGAACGGGCTCCACGCGACCACGATGTCTCGCACCGAGTGACGCTCGGGAGTGGGCACCGCAGCGCCGTCCTCCCGGAAGATGCGCCGTGGCTGCCAGACGCGACCGAGCAGGAACACCGCGACCATCGTGCCGAGGCCCGCGCCGATGTCAGCGAGCTCCGGGCCGAGGAACCACAGCACGCCGGCCTGGATGCCGCTGAACACCAGGCTGACCACGAGCGTGGCGGGCCAGGTCTCTTTGAGTCCGCGCCAGCCGTCGAGGATCATCACGAGCAGGAACGGGATCAGCAGCGTCAGAGGCTGGAGCAGCAGCACCATCATGCGCGAGAGCTCGTGCACGTCGAGACCCGTGACCTGGGCGGCCACGATGACCGGGATGCCGATGGCGCCGTACGCGCCGGCTCCGGCGTTCGCGACGAGCGAGATCATGGCGGCCTTGACCGGCCGGAACCCCAGCTGAACGAGCAGGGCCGCGCAGATCGCGATCGGCACACCGAAGCCGGCCGCACCCTCCAGGAACGCGCCGAAGGCGAAGCTGATCAGCAGCACCTGAATGCGCTGGTCCTGAGAGACGCCGCCGATCGAGGACCGGATGACGGCGAACCGGCCGCTGGCGACAGCCAGGCGGTACAGCCAGACGGCCATGACGATGATGAACGCGATCGGCCAGATCGACGTCAGGAAGCCGAGAACGCCGGCGCCGGCCACGGCCGGTGCGGGCATGCCGAACACCGCGAGCGCGACCACGATCTCGACCACGAGCGCGATCGCAGCCGCGACCATGCCTTTGAGTTTGAAGACCACGAGCCCCAGCAGGAACACCAGGATCGGAATTGCGGCCACCACCGCCGACAGGAGCGCGTTACCGAGCGGGTCCGTCGTCTGAATCCACATGGGAGTCACCTTTCACGTCGCGCGTTGCGACCAGGACTCACGCTATGGGGTTTGAATCCGCTGTGAATAGGATGTGCGCCGTGAAAACTGGCGTGTCGCGACATCGGTGCCGCGAACGCCGGTACGCGCCGGTGAGCGTCAGCCCAGACCGGGGTAATTGCGCTCGGGTGCTCCCGTGTACAGCTGCTGCGGACGGCCGATCTTGCTCTGCGGATCGGTGTTGAGCTCCCGCCAGTGCGCCAGCCATCCGGGCAGACGCCCGATCGCGAACAGCACGGTGAACATGCGCGTCGGAAAGCCCATCGCCTTGTAGATCACGCCGGTGTAGAAATCGACGTTGGGATACAGACGACGCTCCTTGAAGTAGTCGTCACTGAGCGCGATCTCCTCGAGCTCCTTGGCGAGGTCGAGAAGCGGGTCGCTGACACCGAGCTCGGCGAGCACCTCGTCGGCGGATTCCTTCACGAGCTTCGCGCGCGGGTCGTAGTTCTTGTACACGCGGTGCCCGAAGCCCATGAGCTTCACACCGTCTTCCTTGTTCTTCACCCGCTCGACGAAGCGTTCGACGCTCTCGCCCGAGTCGCGGATGCGGCCGAGCATGTCGAGTACGGCCTCGTTCGCGCCGCCGTGCAGGGGCCCGGAGAGGGCGTTGATGCCGGCCGAGATCGACGAGAAGATGTTGGCGCCGGTCGAGCCCACGAGCCGGACGGTCGACGTCGACGCGTTCTGCTCGTGGTCTTCGTGAAGGATCAGCAGACGCTCGAGGGCGCGCGACATGACCGGGCTGATCTCGTAGCGCTCGCTCAGCACGCCGAAGTTCAGCTTCAAGAAGTTGTCGACGAAACTCAACGAGTTGTCGGGGTACAGGAACGCCTGACCGACGCTCTTCTTATGCGCGTACGCGGCGATGACGGGCAGCTTCGCCAGCATCCGGACCGTGTTCAATTCGACATGCTCGGGGTTGTGCGGGTCGGACTGGTTCTCGTAGTAGGTCGAGAGCGCCGCGGTCGCGGCTGACAGCACCGACATCGGGTGCGCGGTGTGCGGCAGAGCGGAGAAGAACCGCTTCAGGTCTTCGTGGAGCAGCGTGTGCCGGCGGATGCGGTTATCGAAGTCGGCGAGTTCGCTCGCCGAGGGCAGCTCGCCGTAGATGAGGAGCCAGGCGACCTCGAGGTAGGTCGAGTTCTTCGCGAGCTGCTCGATCGGGTACCCGCGGTAGCGCAGAATGCCCTCGTCGCCATCGATGTAGGTGATCGCGGACTTCGTGGCGGCGGTGTTGACGAACCCATAGTCGAGCGTCGTGTGCCCGGTTTGACGCGTCAGCGTCGAGACGTCGATGCTCGGGGCGCCATCGGTGCCGTGGAGCACGGGCAGATTGGCCGTACGACCTCCGACGGTGAGAGTTGCGTTCTCCTGCGGCGAATCGGCATCGCTCATGGCGCCTCCTTGCGGTCGATGGTCGTCAGGGGACCTCCGGATGGGGGTCCGCTCCGGCGCGCTTTGTGTGGGGCGCGTCGAGACGTTCTACAGCCTAGCCGGGGTGGCGGCCAACCATAGAAACCTCCAAGGGATCGGAGAATCGCTTGGAGAACTTCTACGAGCAGGACGAAAG
It includes:
- a CDS encoding Sec-independent protein translocase TatB, which gives rise to MFFGLTIEKLLLIGVIAALLIGPERLPGYAEALARATARTRDFLRGAKTRVQDEMGSEFDDVDWRKLDPRQYDPRRIIREALLDDPPTATVRAAGTAATMVATNPERRDLPKGEIPPYDNEAT
- a CDS encoding O-methyltransferase, whose translation is MPGHDASDRFAHEAIIEPEHIARARTHALEIGADPISARVGAQVAVLAAASRALNIVEIGTGAGVSGLWLLHGAPRAILTTIDKEPEHLATARRAFSDAKVPPARARFITGRASDVLPRMNEASYDIVFVDADPDGVIEYVEHGLRLVRPGGLVLVPRVLAGGAVADPVRREPITSAYRSLIQETQGSPAVIGALSIVGEGLLQLTTIDENRA
- a CDS encoding DUF3117 domain-containing protein, whose product is MAAMKPRTGDGPMEAVKEGRLIIVRVPLEGGGRLVVSVNDAEAKELHGVLSEVVGA
- the dapE gene encoding succinyl-diaminopimelate desuccinylase, with translation MPELDLSLSSIELTRLICDVPSVSGDETTLADMIADAVSALPHLDVYRDGDTIVALTDRGRAQRVVIAGHIDTVPINRNLPTRFADIDGVPSLWGRGTVDMKAGVAVQLHLAAELTDPRADITWMWYDHEEVDADLNGLTRLSRTRPDLFAGDFAILGEPSNGRIEGGCNGNLRAIVRTHGVRAHSARAWIGENAVHAAAPVLSRLAEYRPRTIEVEGLEYREGLNAVRISGGIAGNVIPDLCEIEVNYRFAPSRSVDEAEEHVRDVFAGFEVDVVDRADGARPGLDAPLAKEFLQAVGGVPRPKYGWTDVARFSALGVPAVNYGPGDPSLAHHDEEAVPLAQIDDVERGLRTWLTR
- the dapD gene encoding 2,3,4,5-tetrahydropyridine-2,6-dicarboxylate N-succinyltransferase, giving the protein MTEQRAISGTGLATTSEDGTVLDTWFPRPRIDAGDSPADADAAAQELREFEGADERRRVTRTIVTVRIDPDAAPASTADAYLRLHALSHRLVRPGEVNLDGIFGHLPNVAWTNAGPVHPDVAAARRPALLAAGIQVQSLDKFPRLLDYVTPPGVRIADASRVRLGAYLSPGTTVMHEGFVNFNAGTLGTSMVEGRISQGVVVGDGSDIGGGASIMGTLSGGGTHRVSIGSRTLLGANAGIGISLGDDCVVEAGLYVTAGSKIVLADEAPGADGARPTAKGATLSGRNGLLFRRNSLSGAIEVVRRAGVGVTLNEALHA
- a CDS encoding L-lactate permease, producing MWIQTTDPLGNALLSAVVAAIPILVFLLGLVVFKLKGMVAAAIALVVEIVVALAVFGMPAPAVAGAGVLGFLTSIWPIAFIIVMAVWLYRLAVASGRFAVIRSSIGGVSQDQRIQVLLISFAFGAFLEGAAGFGVPIAICAALLVQLGFRPVKAAMISLVANAGAGAYGAIGIPVIVAAQVTGLDVHELSRMMVLLLQPLTLLIPFLLVMILDGWRGLKETWPATLVVSLVFSGIQAGVLWFLGPELADIGAGLGTMVAVFLLGRVWQPRRIFREDGAAVPTPERHSVRDIVVAWSPFYILTAFIFVWSIPAFKALFAAANPATGAAAGPLAGTVFTWAIPGLSGAGTRPNGDLITAAWSFTPLNATGTAILLAVIVSFLTTRALGWRDLWVELGRTLRELWQALVLIALILMLANIANFSGGSASMGAALAAAGPVFPLLAPIIGWIGVFLTGSVVNNNTLFGPLQVATASGIGADPALLVAANTAGGNTAKVISPQSIAIAAGAVGLSGRESEILRASILYSLGMLVFICVWNFALSIMF
- a CDS encoding citrate synthase, whose protein sequence is MSDADSPQENATLTVGGRTANLPVLHGTDGAPSIDVSTLTRQTGHTTLDYGFVNTAATKSAITYIDGDEGILRYRGYPIEQLAKNSTYLEVAWLLIYGELPSASELADFDNRIRRHTLLHEDLKRFFSALPHTAHPMSVLSAATAALSTYYENQSDPHNPEHVELNTVRMLAKLPVIAAYAHKKSVGQAFLYPDNSLSFVDNFLKLNFGVLSERYEISPVMSRALERLLILHEDHEQNASTSTVRLVGSTGANIFSSISAGINALSGPLHGGANEAVLDMLGRIRDSGESVERFVERVKNKEDGVKLMGFGHRVYKNYDPRAKLVKESADEVLAELGVSDPLLDLAKELEEIALSDDYFKERRLYPNVDFYTGVIYKAMGFPTRMFTVLFAIGRLPGWLAHWRELNTDPQSKIGRPQQLYTGAPERNYPGLG